The following are encoded together in the Paludisphaera mucosa genome:
- a CDS encoding SU10 major capsid protein yields the protein MPSYENSPLTQFTAFNAGVLPNDVFGVAINWFVNRTPLTARLPKLPVGSPHFLIVNDNYRPRSVALNNGSALTAAATSMIAADASVFDSGDVVQVEQEYLLVTAVDPVANVLTVARGYAGTTAAAHADALPILLVSNTRTGAETNVSGLSRIPQATTQYCQTVQHAYQVGGALQADSGYGSAFATPLDRDRMLAIQHVMDDFESAVYYGKGVGLTSATSRPLMKGVQSILTTNKVTTPTNAAAYKPSDLIRDTIQACFNGGGNPSLLLVSTDFLSAFAVWGHAAMRVNAGSNVFGTPIDLFEAPFLSGISIVPAPLLRPGTAVCLSANEARVRLKRSMIDKPRGSRGDAFEGDIIMEGAIEIDNEAHHAWVSGISAFTAA from the coding sequence ATGCCCTCGTATGAGAACAGCCCGCTGACCCAATTCACCGCCTTCAACGCCGGCGTCCTGCCCAATGACGTGTTCGGCGTGGCGATCAACTGGTTCGTCAACCGGACGCCGCTGACCGCGCGGCTGCCCAAGCTGCCGGTCGGCTCGCCGCACTTCCTGATCGTCAACGACAACTACCGGCCGCGGTCGGTCGCCTTGAATAACGGTTCGGCCTTGACGGCCGCCGCGACCTCGATGATCGCGGCCGACGCCTCGGTGTTCGATTCGGGCGACGTAGTCCAGGTGGAGCAGGAATACCTGCTGGTGACGGCCGTCGACCCTGTGGCGAACGTCTTGACGGTCGCTCGAGGTTATGCGGGCACTACGGCCGCCGCCCACGCTGACGCCCTGCCGATCCTGTTGGTGAGCAATACGCGGACCGGCGCCGAGACGAATGTCTCCGGCCTAAGTCGCATCCCCCAGGCGACCACCCAATACTGCCAGACCGTGCAGCACGCCTACCAAGTGGGCGGCGCTCTTCAGGCCGATTCGGGCTACGGTTCAGCCTTCGCCACGCCGCTCGACCGCGACCGGATGTTGGCGATCCAGCACGTCATGGACGACTTCGAGTCGGCCGTCTACTACGGCAAGGGGGTGGGCTTGACCTCCGCTACGAGCCGACCGCTCATGAAGGGCGTCCAGTCCATCCTTACCACCAACAAGGTGACGACGCCGACGAACGCGGCGGCCTACAAGCCCTCGGACCTGATCCGTGACACGATCCAGGCCTGTTTCAACGGCGGGGGCAACCCGAGCCTGCTGCTCGTCAGCACGGACTTCCTCTCGGCCTTCGCCGTCTGGGGCCATGCGGCGATGAGGGTCAACGCAGGCTCGAACGTCTTCGGCACTCCCATCGATCTGTTCGAAGCCCCCTTCCTTTCGGGGATCTCGATCGTCCCCGCGCCGCTGCTGCGTCCGGGGACTGCGGTGTGCCTGTCGGCCAACGAGGCCCGCGTGCGACTCAAGCGTTCGATGATCGACAAGCCGCGCGGCAGCCGAGGCGACGCCTTCGAGGGCGACATCATTATGGAAGGCGCGATCGAGATCGACAACGAGGCTCATCACGCGTGGGTCTCGGGCATCTCGGCCTTCACCGCCGCCTGA
- a CDS encoding transposase: MVAVLVRFPFAVRPWALPALVALYRDPADDRREGRRHRTPAQQAIRLLRLMLRWFPGRRFVFVGDSAYGTRELARFADRDRERLTLVSKIHPEANLFEPPPPYEGLGRPRVKGARLPKPRQAVEATPRRRGMTVAWYGGGTRRVETATGTGRWYKGGDRLVPIRWAFVHDRGGTHRDEYFYTTDATFDVRGIVETYTGRWNIETTC, encoded by the coding sequence GTGGTCGCTGTCCTCGTCCGCTTCCCTTTCGCCGTGCGGCCCTGGGCCCTGCCGGCGCTCGTCGCCCTGTATCGCGACCCGGCCGACGACCGTCGCGAGGGGCGTCGCCACCGCACGCCGGCCCAGCAGGCGATCCGGCTCTTGCGCCTGATGCTCCGATGGTTCCCCGGCCGCCGGTTCGTCTTCGTGGGCGATTCGGCCTACGGGACGCGCGAACTAGCCCGGTTCGCGGATCGCGACCGCGAGCGTCTGACTTTGGTGAGCAAGATCCATCCCGAGGCCAACCTCTTCGAGCCGCCGCCGCCCTACGAGGGCTTGGGACGCCCGCGAGTCAAGGGGGCGAGGCTGCCGAAGCCGCGCCAGGCCGTCGAGGCGACGCCGCGACGCCGAGGGATGACGGTCGCCTGGTACGGCGGCGGGACGCGCCGGGTCGAGACGGCCACGGGGACCGGCCGATGGTATAAGGGGGGCGACCGGCTGGTCCCGATCCGCTGGGCCTTCGTCCACGACCGCGGCGGCACCCATCGCGACGAGTACTTCTACACGACTGACGCGACGTTCGACGTGCGGGGGATCGTCGAGACCTACACCGGCCGCTGGAACATCGAGACCACATGCTAG
- a CDS encoding glycosyltransferase family 2 protein has protein sequence MDERLHKSTRLPVGLPQWHDELFGDLLLRRDLHDGPTDYLHGPRPATPWTYDLATVLHPVLPPVRRIGNGLRDPGRTRILEVHDYAVGLTTGFYYDHPHTTAWASPDGDPGNAYQHRRDLRSLSSVSLMTDAHLTNSSPSSQTFSLVIPLFNEEENLAELHRRLTASVASLDLDYLIILVDDGSRDGTPKLIDELARRDPRLVGIHLSRNFGHQPAISAGLDFARGDAVIVLDGDLQDPPELIAELIAKWREGFDVIYAVRRRRDESWPKRLAYYAFYRLMAAISDIDIPLDSGDFCLMDRKVVDVLTHLPERMRFIRGLRSFVGFRQAALEYDRPPRAAGIPKYTLLRLLALAVDGLISFSGYPLRLATYLGLIAVSVAACLSFWIFYDAFTYGHSPAGWASTAVIVLFMGSVQLLSLGIIGEYIRLIFLETKGRPTYIVRERISHTVSTDEAFGD, from the coding sequence ATGGACGAGCGGTTGCATAAATCAACTCGTCTTCCGGTTGGTCTGCCGCAGTGGCATGACGAACTTTTCGGCGATCTACTTCTCCGACGGGACCTGCACGACGGGCCAACCGATTACCTGCACGGCCCCCGGCCAGCCACCCCTTGGACTTACGATCTCGCAACAGTCCTGCACCCCGTTCTTCCTCCAGTACGCCGTATCGGCAACGGGCTGCGCGACCCTGGCCGCACAAGGATACTCGAGGTTCACGATTACGCAGTAGGCCTCACGACTGGTTTCTATTACGATCATCCGCACACTACAGCTTGGGCGTCGCCCGACGGCGATCCTGGCAACGCGTATCAGCATCGACGAGACCTTCGATCGCTTTCCAGCGTGAGCCTTATGACCGACGCGCACCTCACGAATTCAAGCCCCTCCTCTCAAACGTTCAGTCTGGTTATCCCTCTTTTCAACGAGGAGGAAAATCTTGCGGAGTTGCACCGCCGGCTGACGGCATCCGTCGCCTCCCTTGATCTTGACTACCTGATCATCTTGGTCGACGACGGCTCCCGCGACGGAACGCCAAAGCTGATCGATGAACTGGCTCGTCGCGACCCTCGACTGGTCGGAATCCACCTTAGCCGCAATTTCGGCCACCAACCGGCCATCTCCGCCGGTCTCGACTTCGCTCGAGGCGACGCCGTCATCGTCCTCGACGGAGACCTCCAAGATCCTCCCGAACTGATTGCAGAGCTCATCGCGAAATGGCGGGAGGGGTTCGATGTCATTTACGCCGTCCGCCGTCGCCGTGATGAGAGTTGGCCCAAGCGGTTGGCCTACTACGCGTTCTACCGCCTCATGGCTGCGATAAGCGATATTGACATCCCTCTCGACAGCGGCGATTTCTGCCTGATGGACCGCAAGGTCGTCGATGTCCTTACGCACCTACCTGAACGCATGCGATTCATCCGCGGGTTGAGGTCGTTCGTCGGTTTCCGTCAGGCCGCCCTTGAATACGACCGCCCCCCGCGTGCAGCCGGCATCCCCAAGTATACTCTCCTCCGATTACTTGCTCTGGCGGTGGACGGCCTTATAAGCTTCAGCGGATACCCATTGCGACTTGCCACATACCTCGGCCTGATCGCTGTCTCCGTTGCCGCATGCCTCTCTTTCTGGATCTTTTACGACGCTTTCACCTACGGTCATTCACCAGCCGGCTGGGCGAGCACTGCCGTCATCGTCCTGTTCATGGGATCGGTCCAGCTCCTTAGCCTGGGGATCATCGGCGAATACATCCGCCTCATCTTCCTTGAGACGAAGGGTCGCCCGACATACATCGTCCGCGAGCGGATCTCCCACACCGTGTCGACCGACGAAGCCTTTGGGGACTAA
- a CDS encoding DUF6444 domain-containing protein yields the protein MRPGLPAIVAPFGTRIAEQDARIAELEARPDPSSSNASRPPSSDSPDLKPAPPRRP from the coding sequence TTGCGGCCGGGACTGCCCGCGATCGTCGCCCCGTTCGGGACCCGGATCGCGGAGCAGGACGCCCGCATCGCCGAGCTGGAGGCCCGGCCGGATCCAAGCTCGTCGAACGCGTCGCGGCCCCCGTCGAGCGACTCGCCGGACCTCAAGCCGGCACCGCCGCGCAGACCCTAG
- a CDS encoding fibronectin type III domain-containing protein: MAAGGPATGGSIAASSTLLVSAAGGWSTGGAGANSPGWSVTASGGWAAGGLGTVVGPPLGADSFTYWRRGVSLSSSLGTSSGGFAHAYRRSFRLPSSVRVKGDASSAVGAGGLALGGLAADAAAARPAAAAGSRLGGAASPTAAQAPASYARSDLGGLAAVGLGVTGDAPAAATLGGAASPRLDASRPQPAGGWAAGGRFARELDAAETSSGGLTKRSFAASRLDATATASVAATFDGAAKLGSGFEKQATGGLKFGGGVTASAQPRLEGSGGLSLGGSFLMPVITYRIYANNGLGDPIDYETAIAEVFETTWTSGPLPTDSSFRFAVRSYDATQGLQEENLDAAVALVIDAEGRDATRVPPAPLGLRAIALEGGRARVEWTVAGTTPGRQAAKYNVYISPGFVVDYSTPAASTSASASRGESFAVELAGLVDGRRYAVVVRAMNRYGEETNTRSAFFTADASPPSQVDALVATPSATVA, encoded by the coding sequence ATGGCCGCGGGCGGTCCGGCGACCGGCGGTTCCATTGCAGCGTCGTCCACGCTCTTGGTATCGGCCGCGGGCGGCTGGTCGACCGGCGGGGCCGGGGCCAACTCGCCCGGGTGGTCCGTCACGGCCTCGGGCGGCTGGGCGGCGGGCGGGCTCGGCACGGTGGTCGGGCCGCCCCTCGGGGCGGACTCCTTCACCTATTGGCGGCGGGGCGTCTCGTTAAGTAGCTCGCTCGGGACGAGCTCGGGCGGGTTCGCACACGCGTATCGCCGGTCGTTCCGCCTGCCGTCCTCGGTGCGAGTGAAGGGGGACGCGAGCTCGGCGGTCGGCGCGGGGGGCCTGGCCCTCGGCGGCCTCGCGGCCGACGCGGCCGCGGCCCGGCCGGCCGCGGCCGCCGGCTCCCGGCTGGGCGGGGCCGCGAGCCCGACCGCCGCCCAGGCCCCGGCCTCGTACGCACGGTCGGACCTCGGCGGACTCGCGGCCGTCGGCCTCGGCGTGACGGGCGACGCTCCGGCCGCGGCGACGCTCGGCGGGGCCGCCTCGCCCCGGCTCGACGCCTCCCGACCCCAGCCCGCCGGAGGCTGGGCGGCGGGCGGTCGTTTTGCCCGGGAACTCGACGCGGCGGAAACGTCTTCGGGCGGCTTGACCAAACGGAGCTTCGCCGCATCCCGGCTCGACGCAACAGCCACGGCGTCGGTTGCGGCGACGTTCGATGGGGCGGCCAAGCTGGGCTCTGGGTTCGAGAAGCAAGCGACCGGCGGCCTAAAGTTCGGCGGCGGCGTCACGGCCTCGGCGCAACCGCGACTCGAAGGTTCCGGCGGACTCAGTCTGGGCGGATCGTTCTTGATGCCGGTGATCACCTACCGCATCTACGCAAACAACGGGCTCGGAGACCCGATCGACTACGAGACGGCGATCGCCGAGGTCTTCGAGACGACATGGACGAGCGGCCCGTTGCCAACGGACTCGTCATTCCGTTTCGCCGTAAGGTCTTACGACGCGACCCAGGGCCTGCAGGAGGAGAACCTCGACGCCGCCGTCGCCCTCGTGATCGACGCCGAGGGTCGCGATGCGACCCGGGTGCCGCCCGCCCCGCTCGGCCTCCGAGCGATCGCGCTCGAAGGGGGTCGGGCTCGCGTCGAATGGACCGTCGCCGGGACGACGCCCGGACGTCAAGCCGCCAAGTACAACGTCTACATATCTCCAGGCTTCGTAGTCGATTACTCAACCCCAGCGGCCTCGACGTCGGCCTCGGCCTCGCGGGGCGAGTCGTTCGCCGTGGAGCTTGCCGGCCTGGTCGACGGCCGCCGTTACGCCGTGGTCGTTCGCGCGATGAATCGATACGGCGAAGAAACGAATACTCGATCAGCCTTTTTCACTGCCGACGCCTCCCCCCCCTCGCAGGTCGATGCCTTGGTCGCCACCCCTTCGGCGACAGTCGCCTGA